The Raphanus sativus cultivar WK10039 chromosome 2, ASM80110v3, whole genome shotgun sequence genome includes a region encoding these proteins:
- the LOC130508507 gene encoding uncharacterized protein LOC130508507 gives MIHVYGSCGVWELVVPSGWSFSVDAKIGGRLHGFQLSSFIEEFQKILIEDFGLKITDADLELSYLPIGLINSSECPPVIIANSSQVQNFLGFCKKHPSTQLCVTYKAKQDNEKKKGKMKQGQVDGDDYDADKHNKKKKGKMKQEEKGDLFLNKTVLKARFELCAMKHNFHYTVTKSNKSVWCIRCADKVCYWGARAECLKGSTYFIINKYVGEHSCAPSNKSSGGKTTLAKTIGSLIMHKFEGVKEGPKAKYIVQIMRNDYGCEISDSLAWDSREYAINAVRGIPDESYGKIPKYLHMLEEANPGFTNVMRRVIVIDGTFLKSKFKGVLLVATALDGNSNLYPIAFGIVDSENHQSWEWFMRQLKLVVADGNGLAFISDRQGSIAKAVENVYPLAAHGICIHHLLNNVVTYFRGKGLAGLVSKASKAYRVADFKRIFGHVCNISPAIGTYLMEADVKKLARCQFIGFRYDIRTNNPAESINSALRSPREFPVIPLLDSIRKMLTRWFFKRKKKISKHKHPLTIDVEEKIERRIEKGKTFVVYPITDSQMLVKGDIIDYFVDLDNRTCSCGKFNLLKIPCRHAIKAGYSVGREAHTLTDFMYTTGAWREA, from the exons ATGATTCATGTCTATGGTTCATGTGGTGTTTGGGAATTGGTTGTACCTTCAGGTTGGAGTTTTTCTGTTGATGCAAAGATAGGAGGAAGGTTACATGGTTTCCAATTGAGCTCCTTTATTGAAGAGTTTCAGAAAATTCTAATTGAGGATTTTGGTTTAAAGATAACGGATGCAGATTTGGAATTGAGTTATCTACCTATTGGATTGATCAATTCATCAGAATGTCCACCAGTGATCATTGCAAACTCAAGCCAAGTTCAAAACTTTCTAGGATTTTGTAAGAAGCATCCGTCAACTCAATTGTGTGTTACCTATAAAGCCAAGCAAGataatgagaagaagaaagggaagATGAAGCAAGGTCAGGTTGATGGAGATGATTATGATGCTGACAagcataacaagaagaagaaaggaaagaTGAAGCAAGAGGAG AAAGGAGATCTTTTCCTCAACAAAACAGTGTTAAAGGCAAGGTTTGAGTTATGTGCAATGAAGCATAACTTTCACTACACAGTTACCAAATCCAATAAATCAGTTTGGTGTATTAGATGTGCTGATAAGGTGTGCTATTGGGGTGCCCGAGCAGAGTGTTTGAAGGGctctacatattttattattaataagtaTGTCGGTGAACATTCATGCGCACCTTCAAACAAATCCAGTGGCGGTAAGACAACTTTAGCGAAAACAATAGGCAGTCTCATCATGCATAAGTTCGAAGGTGTCAAAGAAGGGCCTAAAGCAAAATATATTGTTCAGATTATGCGTAATGATTATGGATGTGAGATCTCTGATTCTTTAGCATGGGATTCCCGTGAATATGCAATCAATGCCGTCAGAGGTATTCCAGACGAAAGTTATggaaaaataccaaaatatttgcaCATGCTGGAAGAGGCCAATCCAG GCTTCACCAATGTTATGAGACGTGTCATTGTTATAGATGGAACATTCTTGAAGAGTAAATTTAAAGGGGTGCTACTGGTTGCAACTGCTTTAGATGGAAATTCAAATTTGTATCCTATTGCATTCGGGATAGTAGACTCTGAGAATCATCAGTCTTGGGAATGGTTTATGAGACAATTAAAATTGGTTGTTGCTGATGGTAATGGCTTGGCTTTTATTTCGGATAGACAAGGATCTATTGCGAAGGCAGTTGAGAACGTGTATCCGCTAGCGGCACATGGTATTTGTATTCATCATTTGTTGAATAATGTGGTAACATATTTCAGAGGAAAGGGATTAGCTGGGTTGGTTTCTAAGGCTTCGAAGGCTTATAGAGTTGCTGATTTTAAGAGAATATTTGGTCATGTCTGCAATATCAGTCCAGCAATAGGAACCTATCTAATGGAAGCAGATGTGAAAAAATTGGCTAGATGTCAATTTATTGGATTCAGGTATGACATTAGGACAAACAACCCTGCTGAGTCTATAAATTCTGCTTTGCGTTCGCCAAGAGAGTTTCCTGTTATTCCTTTGTTGGACAGTATTAGAAAAATGCTGACACGGTGGTTTTTTAAGCGTAAGAAAAAGATTTCAAAACATAAGCATCCTTTGACCATAGATGTAGAGGAAAAGATTGAAAGGAGAATCGAGAAGGGAAAAACTTTCGTAGTTTACCCTATAACAGATAGTCAGATGCTTGTGAAAGGCGATATAATTGATTACTTTGTTGATTTAGATAACCGGACTTGTTCTTGTGGGAAGTTCAACCTCTTGAAGATTCCTTGTAGACACGCAATAAAAGCCGGTTATTCTGTTGGCAGAGAAGCACACACTTTGACTGATTTTATGTACACCACGGGAGCTTGGAGAGAAGCTTAG
- the LOC108833052 gene encoding uncharacterized protein LOC108833052 yields MAPCKTEGCEKLSFVDHIIPVLPSVFTIALEWENNETEEEILATTSVLATEIDISKIYKYEGESPQTKYNLVSMVCSHGDEYACVAYGNNRWVSFFPSEQEAIGDWDSVISTFVRLNMRPELLFFENDMQRKQIVNAQINTPIDEKNRIVQKYH; encoded by the exons ATGGCGCCTTGCAAAACGGAAGGATGTGAGAAACTAAGCTTTGTTGATCATATTATCCCTGTACTTCCTTCTGTTTTTACCATTG CTCTAGAGTGGGAGAACAATGAGACTGAAGAAGAGATACTTGCTACCACTTCTGTTCTCGCTACTGAAATTGATATTAGTAAGATATACAAATACGAAGGTGAATCACCACAGACCAAATACAATCTTGTGTCAATG GTTTGCTCGCATGGAGATGAATACGCTTGTGTTGCTTACGGAAACAATAGATGGGTCAGTTTCTTTCCTTCTGAGCAAGAG GCTATAGGTGACTGGGATAGTGTTATCAGCACTTTTGTACGTCTGAATATGCGACCTGAGCTTCTATTTTTTGAAAAC GATATGCAGAGGAAGCAGATTGTGAACGCCCAGATAAATACACCAATCGATGAGAAAAATAGGATAGTACAAAAATATCACTAG
- the LOC108834042 gene encoding uncharacterized protein LOC108834042 has translation MKACNFMSPSAPPRFTTPYPHLRTYNNTSRAAAPLLQVRSFQRGDFDRFADNVKSGKAWRDAWRTANDGFEQFVFEAKKTAERIDREYAVSRRLSSAASSAGDRAREIDREYGISPRVRTLSADFSRNFPKYRKQFSDFLNTPLGGSFATIFFLWFALSGWLFRVIIVATWVLPIAGPLLIGAVANNFVIKGECPACKRQFIGYKNQVIRCEGCRNIVWQPQGDFFSRDGNNNNSSSNKGNSKKPPKSQIIDVDFEEK, from the exons ATGAAGGCTTGCAATTTCATGTCCCCTTCCGCTCCACCAAGATTCACCACTCCATACCCGCACCTCCGCACGTACAACAACACCTCACGCGCCGCAGCCCCCTTGCTTCAGGTGAGATCCTTCCAGCGCGGCGACTTCGACCGTTTCGCCGATAACGTCAAGTCCGGAAAGGCCTGGAGAGACGCGTGGCGGACCGCCAACGACGGGTTCGAGCAGTTCGTGTTTGAGGCCAAGAAAACGGCCGAGCGAATCGACCGTGAGTACGCCGTGTCTCGCCGTCTAAGCTCCGCCGCGAGTTCTGCCGGGGACCGTGCTCGGGAGATTGATCGTGAGTATGGGATTAGCCCACGCGTCAGGACCTTATCCGCCGATTTTAGTAGAAATTTCCCCAAG TACAGGAAGCAATTCAGTGACTTCTTGAATACACCTCTCGGTGGAAGTTTTGCT AccattttctttctttggttTGCTCTCTCTGGATGGCTGTTCCGAGTGATTATTGTTGCCACATGGGTTCTTCCCATTGCTGGTCCTCTTCTCATTGGTGCAGTCGCCAATAACTTCGTCATCAAG GGAGAATGCCCAGCGTGTAAGAGGCAGTTCATAGGATACAAGAACCAAGTGATCAGATGCGAGGGATGTAGGAACATTGTGTGGCAGCCACAAGGCGACTTCTTCTCAAGAGACGGTAACAACAACAATAGCAGCAGCAACAAGGGTAACTCTAAAAAGCCGCCTAAGTCCCAAATCATCGATGTCGATTTCGAGGAGAAATGA
- the LOC108841030 gene encoding equilibrative nucleotide transporter 3-like, whose protein sequence is MLDACEDQAPEKFQGKYQAMIVCCILGIGSLVSWNSMLTIADYYYQVYHPSRVLPLVYQPFAVGTILILAYHESKINTRKRILIGYILFTISTFLLIMLDLATKGLGGIGPYIGLCAIVSLFGIADATVKGGMIGDLSLMCPEVIQSFMAGLAVAGALTSALRLITKAAFEKSNDRLRKGAMIFLAISTFIEFLCVMLYAYVFPKLPIVNYYRQKAALEGSQTVAADLAAAGIQYQSNWTDYDSKSQMLSKKDLLLQNIDHAVNLFLIYVLTLSIFPGFLYENTGQHGLGTWYPLVLVAVYNFWDLVGRYMPLVKWLQIKNRKALTILVLSRYLLVPAFYFTAKYGDKGWMIMLISILGLSTGHLTVCILTVAPKGYMGPEKNALGNLLVTFILGGALTGISLGWLWLVGKKDAF, encoded by the exons ATGTTGGATGCATGCGAGGACCAAGCTCCTGAGAAGTTTCAG GGGAAGTATCAAGCAATGATAGTTTGTTGTATTCTTGGAATCGGATCTCTTGTTTCTTGGAACAGTATGCTCACTATCGCAGATTACTACTACCAA GTTTATCATCCTTCAAGGGTTCTACCACTTGTATACCAACCATTTGCGGTTGGAACAATCCTCATTCTCGCATACCATGAGTCGAAAATCAATACTCGAAAACGAATACTAATCGGTTACATTCTATTCACAATATCCACATTCTTGCTCATAATG TTGGACTTGGCAACAAAAGGTCTCGGTGGAATCGGACCTTACATCGGTTTATGCGCAATTGTATCTTTGTTTGGCATCGCCGATGCTACTGTTAAAGGAGGAATGATTGGTGATTTATCTTTAATGTGCCCTGAAGTCATACAG TCATTCATGGCTGGCTTGGCTGTAGCTGGTGCTCTAACATCAGCGCTTAGGCTAATAACTAAAGCAGCCTTTGAGAAATCAAATGACCGTCTACGAAAGGGCGCAA TGATATTCTTAGCAATCTCAACATTCATAGAATTCCTCTGTGTGATGTTATATGCTTATGTGTTCCCAAAACTACCCATCGTTAACTATTACCGACAAAAAGCCGCTTTGGAAGGATCCCAAACTGTTGCTGCTGATCTTGCCGCTGCTGGTATCCAGTATCAATCAAACTGG ACTGATTATGATTCCAAGAGTCAAATGCTAAGTAAAAAAGATCTATTGCTTCAAAACATAGACCATGCAGTGAATCTATTCCTCATCTATGTTTTGACATTATCCATTTTCCCTGGGTTCTTATACGAGAACACAGGACAACACGGGTTAGGGACTTGGTACCCACTTGTCCTAGTAGCGGTGTACAACTTTTGGGATTTGGTTGGGAGGTACATGCCGCTGGTGAAATGGCTGCAGATTAAAAATAGGAAAGCACTAACGATTCTGGTTTTGTCCCGTTATTTACTCGTTCCGGCGTTTTACTTCACCGCAAAATATGGTGATAAAGGATGGATGATTATGCTCATTTCTATTTTGGGATTAAGTACTGGCCATCTCACTGTTTGCATTCTCACTGTAGCCCCCAAAGGTTACATG GGTCCGGAGAAGAACGCATTGGGGAATCTGCTGGTGACTTTTATATTAGGAGGAGCACTTACAGGAATTTCGTTGGGCTGGTTATGGCTTGTTGGTAAAAAAGATGCTTTTTGA
- the LOC130508506 gene encoding uncharacterized protein LOC130508506 has translation MERSKVQEAEKMKETDRAPPMKAEEPNAACVSALNMILESLMRTTMFSCDLAITLFPVQHQEVVQAYLDKCYTLFLNKLNLMEENGGGGVSEILINVLEILPGANRHLGFCDLVKMNCTRCKMDTAYPPQPSFGIYIIANSLRETKA, from the exons ATGGAGCGATCAAAGGTTCAAGAAGcagagaaaatgaaagaaacCGATCG AGCGCCGCCAATGAAAGCAGAGGAGCCGAACGCCGCTTGTGTATCAGCTCTTAATATGATACTCGAG TCTCTGATGAGAACTACTATGTTCTCATGCGATCTCGCGATAACCCTTTTTCCAGTACAGCATCAGGAAGTCGTACAAGCCTACTTAGACAAGTGTTACACCCTCTTTCTCAACAAACTAAATCTTATG GAAGaaaatggtggtggtggtgtttcTGAGATTTTGATAAACGTCTTGGAGATTCTGCCTGGCGCGAACCGTCACTTAGGATTCTGCGACTTGGTGAAAATGAACTGCACGAGATGCAAGATGGATACTGCATATCCACCACAGCCTTCTTTTGGTATATACATCATTGCCAATTCACTCAGAGAAACCAAGGCATag